Below is a window of Humulus lupulus chromosome 2, drHumLupu1.1, whole genome shotgun sequence DNA.
tttttgaaaaaaaatctcTTAAATAATTAGATTCTGAACTCACCCTGTAATTAGCACGGCTAGTCCAATAGCAATACCAACTACAAAACCGGACAAATAGCCCATCTGAAAAAGCAAACACCTTTATCAAAATGCAAATCATATCATATATGCATATAAATTAACCAAAGAAATGTTTACAGAAATAGTGTACTTACAGATTGAGCTTGATAAGTTAATGAGGCTACCAAGAACATAATGATGAAAGTTGCTATAAGCTCAACCCAAAAGGCTGCAACGCAGCCTTGTAGGGGTCTTGTGATCATGAGATCTGCTTTGATGTTGTAAACAAGCTTCCCTATGTATGTTGCCAGTATCGAACCAACGGTTTGTGCAAATATGTAAAGTGGGACCTTTAGCAGAGATAATAAGAAAACGACATTATTTTGGTGCCATAAACGACAAGGATTTAGAAAGAGAATATTATATGTAGTCTTCAATTTAAGTATACCTTGGGCCAAGGGAAATGGCCAAAGATTGCGAAGGCTATAGTAACAGAAGGATTGACATGAGCACCAGAAATGGAGCCTATTGAGAAGATCAAAACTATTACTGTTAAACCTGCTGTGCTTGCATACTCCAACAGACCCACATCACCTCTCATCTTCTGAGTGCTTGCTATGATTGCACATACACAGAATACCAAAATAAAAGTCCCCACCATTTCTGCCACAACCTGCAATATATACatagatattttattttatgtgatTTTCCAAAAGTACATGATTTCATAGCATATACATAAAAGGGTGTGTCTACATTGTTTGTTTGTATGAGAAAGTAGCAAAATGTAATGTCATTCAACTAAGAGAGTTGATCATCTATATAATCCATAGCCAAAACAAATGGATTATACTCAGTACTGATTGCTTGAAGTGGGCATAGCATATTAGACAGGTAGCttcttaaacaaaattttgagGCAAATGACTATTTTTTCCTGGAATTAGCCCCTTTCAAATGCAGGGGCCGAATTCATTGATACTAACAAAGAAACATACATCCGATGTAGCACTCTTGGGAAGGTACAAACTGCAATCCCTCCGAAAATCCTACAGAACTCCACAAAACCAGCTGCCTACTAGTAGAATAGCAACTTCAAGAGGCAACAGAAGCGATAATCCCACAAAATTAAAACTCCAACACTAATACAATAACAGTCAAACCCGATAATACATAGAAACACGACAGAAACTTAGTTAAATAAATCTACACAAAACTAATAACCGCAATACTAAACGAAACAAGGGTCATATTATTAAGCTTCTTTTAAGGCTAAAAAAGGGTCATAATTATATTAGTTCTTTCTTACCGCACGTGCGAAATTTGCATCCATTCCTCTTGATAGGCAGCTAAAGGTAGAGCTTTTCAAGACACCAACACTCTTTGATATGTCATGATTAGTTCCCATTTCTTGATCATCTTTAGATTCACCACTTGTCGATGCATAATTCGACAGATCAGGAGATGGTTGCTCTTGCTCCTCAAATAAGCCTTTCATGATCAAATTTTCCTGCAGTGACTATAAAAGATCACTAAGTTTTGGGGTTtatataagctataaagggcctgAAAACTCAaatctttaataaaaaaaagttgAGCCTAAAGAGGTGCAAAGAATGCGCAGTAATAGAAAAGTTCCATTAGTTTTACTTGTGTGCTTGTTTGTGTTTGAGTTTTGTTAATTGGTACAAAACAAAGCAAAGGATGAATAGGTTTAAATATGGTAAAAATAGTTTGTTACTATGTAGAGTTTCAAAACCATAAGGCACATCAGCACAATTCTTGTGTCTCTCAAAATATGGAATAGACTATTTGTGCTTTTCACctgttttgaatttaaaatactaaaaaagGTAAACCATTTCTATTCCAAACAATCTTCCCCCTCAGCCTTTTATGAGGTGGGTAgttaatttttatgttttatcattttttgtttttgtttttgtttttgtttttatttataatttttgt
It encodes the following:
- the LOC133816649 gene encoding probable aquaporin NIP7-1, producing the protein MKGLFEEQEQPSPDLSNYASTSGESKDDQEMGTNHDISKSVGVLKSSTFSCLSRGMDANFARAVVAEMVGTFILVFCVCAIIASTQKMRGDVGLLEYASTAGLTVIVLIFSIGSISGAHVNPSVTIAFAIFGHFPWPKVPLYIFAQTVGSILATYIGKLVYNIKADLMITRPLQGCVAAFWVELIATFIIMFLVASLTYQAQSMGYLSGFVVGIAIGLAVLITGPVSGGSMNPARSMGAAIVSWNFRDIWIYISAPTVGAVGGALLFQILRVQSGPCTTPASTHSVLTL